The following are encoded together in the Trichocoleus sp. FACHB-46 genome:
- the recN gene encoding DNA repair protein RecN → MLLSLRIENFALIDRLELEFSTGLNVLTGETGAGKSIILDAIDAALGGKVTSRAIRTGADRGLVEATFALDPSLAAWLTEQEIDLLDDASLVCSREMVAGQSTLRSRSRLNGVLVNKQQMEILRDRLVEITAQGQTMQLGQAANQREWLDGFGGPPLLEQRAGVSSAFIAYQQASQALEKRRHSESQRLQQLDLYQYQLRELSTANLAEADELEQLEQERQRLSHSVELQQQSYQAYQALYQNDAGEPACADLLGNTEVILNDMLRYDPELQPILDLVTDALAQIQEAGRQINAYGESVETDPQRLQDVEDRIAELKQICRKYGPTLADAIAFQQRVQSELEALTGGGLSLEELEQTYQERRTALVTVCAQLTELRQVAARELEDRLIRELKPLAMEKVQFQVQIAPIAPTANGADQITFLFSPNPGEPLQPLNETASGGEMSRFLLAIKACFSQVDLIGTLVFDEIDVGVSGRVTQAIAEKLYQLSQQHQVLCVTHQPIVAAMADYHFHVDKQAIAEPVVVATKNGKRSQSKGKPAAATEIETETTAVDLITSEADLEAIRTVVRVTTLDPNQRREELAQLAGGRSVQEAIAFADSLLAQAADLRQTPATTTIAPVETVTPAEVNSKSKTRSTSTRAKASRSQAPKKA, encoded by the coding sequence ATGTTGCTTTCTCTTCGGATTGAAAACTTTGCTCTAATCGATCGCCTGGAATTAGAGTTCAGCACCGGTCTGAATGTCTTGACGGGCGAAACAGGTGCTGGCAAATCAATTATTTTAGATGCGATTGACGCAGCCTTGGGTGGTAAGGTGACGAGTCGGGCCATTCGGACTGGAGCCGATCGTGGTTTAGTAGAGGCTACGTTTGCTCTGGACCCGTCGTTAGCTGCTTGGCTGACGGAGCAAGAAATTGACCTCCTAGATGATGCCTCTCTGGTTTGTAGCCGCGAAATGGTGGCAGGCCAGAGCACCCTGCGCAGCCGATCGCGCCTGAATGGAGTGCTGGTGAACAAGCAGCAAATGGAAATTCTTCGCGATCGCCTGGTAGAAATCACGGCCCAAGGCCAAACCATGCAGTTAGGGCAGGCCGCAAATCAGCGTGAGTGGCTGGATGGTTTTGGGGGGCCACCGCTCCTAGAACAACGGGCAGGAGTGAGTAGTGCCTTTATTGCTTATCAACAGGCTTCACAAGCTTTAGAGAAGCGGCGACACTCCGAGAGCCAGCGGCTGCAACAACTAGACCTATATCAATATCAGTTGCGAGAGTTAAGCACTGCCAACTTGGCGGAAGCGGATGAGCTAGAGCAACTGGAGCAAGAACGGCAGCGACTCAGCCATAGTGTGGAATTGCAGCAGCAAAGTTATCAGGCGTATCAAGCCCTCTATCAAAACGATGCTGGGGAGCCTGCCTGTGCCGACCTGCTGGGCAATACCGAAGTAATTTTGAACGATATGCTGCGCTACGACCCTGAATTGCAGCCAATTTTAGATCTAGTAACCGATGCCCTGGCCCAAATTCAGGAAGCGGGGCGGCAAATTAATGCCTATGGTGAAAGCGTCGAAACTGATCCCCAGCGGTTGCAGGATGTGGAAGACCGCATCGCTGAACTGAAACAAATTTGCCGCAAATATGGCCCTACCTTAGCCGATGCGATCGCCTTTCAACAGCGCGTGCAGTCAGAGCTAGAAGCTCTCACCGGAGGTGGTTTATCGCTAGAAGAGTTAGAGCAAACTTACCAAGAACGCCGAACTGCTCTAGTAACAGTGTGTGCCCAGCTGACTGAATTACGGCAAGTTGCCGCCCGTGAGCTAGAAGACCGCCTGATTCGAGAATTAAAGCCGCTGGCAATGGAGAAGGTGCAGTTTCAAGTGCAAATTGCGCCGATCGCCCCTACTGCCAACGGAGCCGATCAAATCACCTTCTTGTTTAGCCCTAACCCTGGAGAACCTTTACAACCATTAAACGAGACTGCTTCCGGTGGGGAAATGAGTCGTTTTCTACTGGCGATTAAAGCTTGTTTCTCGCAAGTCGATTTGATTGGCACACTCGTTTTTGATGAAATCGATGTGGGGGTTTCCGGTCGGGTAACCCAGGCGATCGCTGAGAAACTATACCAACTGAGCCAGCAGCACCAAGTCCTCTGTGTGACTCACCAACCGATTGTGGCGGCGATGGCAGACTATCACTTCCATGTCGATAAGCAAGCGATCGCTGAGCCTGTGGTGGTGGCAACCAAGAACGGCAAACGCAGTCAATCTAAAGGCAAGCCAGCCGCAGCTACAGAAATAGAAACAGAAACTACAGCCGTTGACCTGATCACCTCCGAAGCAGATTTAGAAGCCATCCGGACGGTGGTGCGTGTCACAACTCTAGACCCCAACCAGCGTCGAGAAGAACTAGCCCAACTTGCGGGAGGGCGCTCAGTTCAAGAAGCGATCGCCTTTGCCGACTCTCTGCTGGCCCAAGCAGCCGACCTGCGCCAAACGCCTGCAACCACTACAATTGCCCCTGTTGAGACTGTTACACCAGCGGAAGTCAACTCTAAATCAAAGACACGCTCAACCTCTACTCGGGCTAAAGCCTCGCGATCGCAAGCTCCAAAAAAGGCTTAG
- a CDS encoding DUF4388 domain-containing protein → MTLASSLTDFSLAELFRMIDQGRKSGRLTLLIAGDAPTSQAPVCRYIWFRQGRVIAAADRLDGQGLISQITTRGWLSQRVIERLGNLAGGETPLGLTLKTQGALQAEQLNLLFSAQMQQIWSLFGIQTGRFDLDGKATLPSTEMTGLSLPAMEVALAGLRAMKDWTTLTDVLPEANSAIQSIIPGKPQFRLNPVESQIWEFASGSVSLNAIAKQLNQPVAKVQQAAFRLMLAGLVEELPLITSGSNVKGPPIVLDPIEQFPEEPKKTETAEKSKVSNSFLQNLVGFLRSKS, encoded by the coding sequence ATGACTTTAGCTAGTTCTCTCACAGACTTTTCTTTAGCAGAGCTGTTCCGAATGATTGACCAAGGACGCAAGTCGGGTCGTTTGACGCTTCTCATCGCCGGCGATGCTCCAACCTCTCAAGCGCCCGTTTGTCGATACATTTGGTTTCGGCAGGGACGAGTCATTGCTGCGGCTGACCGTTTAGATGGGCAAGGCTTAATTTCCCAAATTACAACGAGAGGATGGTTGAGCCAGCGAGTGATTGAAAGATTGGGTAATCTTGCTGGAGGAGAAACTCCTTTAGGGTTGACCTTAAAAACTCAAGGAGCGCTGCAAGCCGAACAATTAAATTTGCTTTTTTCAGCTCAGATGCAGCAAATTTGGAGCTTATTTGGGATTCAAACAGGGCGGTTTGATTTAGATGGTAAAGCTACTTTACCTAGCACTGAAATGACGGGTTTGAGTTTGCCAGCAATGGAAGTTGCTCTGGCAGGTTTGAGAGCCATGAAAGATTGGACTACATTGACTGACGTGCTACCAGAGGCCAACTCAGCCATCCAAAGCATCATTCCAGGAAAACCGCAATTCCGCTTGAATCCTGTTGAGTCCCAAATTTGGGAATTTGCCAGTGGTTCAGTTTCTCTGAACGCGATCGCTAAGCAACTCAATCAACCCGTTGCTAAAGTTCAACAAGCAGCCTTTCGACTCATGCTAGCCGGTTTAGTAGAGGAGCTTCCTCTGATCACATCTGGTTCAAATGTCAAAGGCCCTCCAATAGTTCTCGATCCGATCGAGCAGTTTCCAGAGGAGCCCAAGAAGACAGAAACCGCAGAAAAATCCAAAGTGAGCAACTCCTTTCTGCAAAACTTGGTTGGCTTTTTACGGAGCAAGAGCTAA
- a CDS encoding ATP/GTP-binding protein produces MEILRIVVTGTVGAGKTTFIRTISEIDVVDTDRRATDEVAEQKRNTTVAFDFGRLTFAPGQAMHLYGTPGQSRFDFMWDMLIEKAHAYILLLDANRPQDFRYGRRILAFMNQRVQIPMIIGLTHMDCPGAWDAENVALALGLLDPASRPPIVTVNANEKESVFETLVTLIEQLMGTAAVK; encoded by the coding sequence ATGGAAATTTTACGAATTGTTGTAACAGGAACAGTCGGGGCGGGAAAGACCACTTTCATCCGTACCATTAGCGAAATTGATGTGGTCGATACAGACCGTCGAGCCACCGATGAAGTAGCTGAGCAAAAGCGCAATACCACAGTCGCCTTTGACTTTGGTCGTTTGACTTTTGCCCCTGGCCAAGCCATGCATCTATATGGCACACCTGGTCAATCGCGATTTGACTTTATGTGGGACATGCTGATTGAGAAAGCACATGCCTACATTTTGTTACTAGATGCCAATCGGCCTCAAGACTTTCGTTATGGTCGGCGAATTTTGGCTTTCATGAATCAGCGAGTACAAATTCCCATGATTATTGGGCTGACTCATATGGATTGCCCTGGGGCATGGGATGCAGAAAACGTTGCTTTGGCCTTAGGGTTATTAGATCCAGCTTCTCGGCCTCCCATTGTAACTGTGAATGCCAATGAGAAAGAGTCTGTATTCGAAACTCTCGTTACTTTAATTGAGCAACTGATGGGAACTGCCGCTGTGAAGTAA
- a CDS encoding roadblock/LC7 domain-containing protein gives MIVVSALQDVLQNFVSGTPDVQGAALVSPDGLALASALPAGFDEERTSAMSAAMISLGERIGQELARGAIDRIFVEGEKGYGVLVGCGTEAVLLVLASSSAKQGLLNLEIKRAVASITPMVS, from the coding sequence ATGATTGTTGTTTCAGCTCTACAAGATGTTCTCCAAAATTTCGTTAGCGGCACCCCCGATGTTCAAGGTGCAGCTCTAGTTAGCCCTGATGGCCTTGCTTTAGCTTCTGCTCTTCCTGCCGGGTTTGACGAAGAAAGAACATCGGCAATGTCTGCGGCCATGATCTCTTTAGGCGAGCGAATTGGCCAGGAGTTAGCGCGGGGAGCAATTGACCGGATTTTTGTGGAAGGCGAGAAAGGCTACGGAGTGCTAGTGGGTTGTGGCACCGAAGCCGTACTTCTAGTCCTAGCTAGTTCTAGCGCCAAGCAAGGCTTGTTGAACTTAGAGATTAAGCGAGCGGTTGCCTCAATCACTCCTATGGTCAGCTAG
- a CDS encoding hydrocarbon-binding protein yields the protein MTTSREQLGDFSSIVCLKSIIVGMEDALGEKATAISLIAAGRARGKKLAAELGLVNSAVSLEDATSKVAHALGKDGTRLLVLDKIERDGGTIKVYTQETICSAGEPQGSERKCTFTLGAVWGALEAILSKRLQGKHTESVLRGGTHDVFEFTQLG from the coding sequence ATGACTACGTCGCGTGAACAACTCGGAGATTTCAGCAGTATCGTTTGCCTAAAGTCCATCATTGTTGGCATGGAAGATGCCTTAGGTGAGAAAGCAACTGCCATCTCTTTAATTGCAGCAGGTCGGGCTCGGGGCAAAAAGCTGGCAGCAGAATTAGGCTTGGTCAACTCAGCAGTGTCCTTGGAAGATGCTACCTCCAAGGTGGCCCACGCTTTGGGAAAGGATGGAACTCGTTTGCTGGTCCTAGACAAAATTGAGCGAGACGGTGGCACCATCAAAGTGTATACACAGGAGACTATCTGCTCTGCTGGCGAACCTCAAGGCTCAGAGCGAAAGTGCACTTTTACCCTAGGTGCTGTTTGGGGGGCATTAGAGGCAATTCTAAGTAAGCGCTTACAAGGTAAGCATACTGAATCTGTTCTGCGTGGTGGCACCCATGATGTTTTTGAATTTACTCAACTAGGATAA
- a CDS encoding pentapeptide repeat-containing protein translates to MMSRSGQESIQAAAELLEQYSSGRRDFCQAELSQANLIEAVLCEADLSKSNLTESNLILANLSQANLTGAVLVRANLNGAELINANLSQSNQVQAGLIGANLSGANLSGANLSGANLSGANLSGANLSGANLSGANLSGANLSGANLSGANLSGANLSGIDFHKVFCSLTTCFPPDFNVGAAGIYVLKPDISLQNVDLSQANLDWVDLNFASLQKVTLVEATLRQAGLAYANLSNSNLSKANLTAANLSQANLETANLTAAILNDANLGQAKLAKANLNQAILVNANLSEANLESSHLIGANLCGADLSKAKLSQANLQDAIYDQGSDFAAGTRFPKGFNPERAGASIRNA, encoded by the coding sequence ATGATGAGTAGGAGTGGGCAGGAAAGCATTCAAGCTGCGGCTGAATTGTTGGAGCAATACAGCTCGGGTAGAAGAGACTTTTGTCAAGCAGAGCTAAGCCAAGCAAATTTAATTGAAGCCGTACTCTGTGAAGCTGACCTCTCGAAATCTAATTTGACTGAATCTAATTTGATTCTGGCTAACCTCTCTCAAGCTAATTTAACTGGAGCAGTTTTAGTTCGGGCCAACTTGAATGGAGCAGAGTTAATTAATGCCAACCTTAGTCAATCTAATCAAGTCCAAGCTGGTTTAATTGGAGCCAATCTGAGCGGAGCCAATCTGAGCGGAGCCAATCTGAGCGGAGCCAATCTGAGCGGAGCCAATCTGAGCGGAGCCAATCTGAGCGGAGCCAATCTGAGCGGAGCCAATCTGAGCGGAGCCAATCTGAGCGGAGCCAATCTGAGCGGAGCCAATCTGAGCGGAGCCAATCTGAGTGGAATAGATTTTCACAAAGTATTTTGTAGCCTGACGACTTGTTTCCCTCCAGACTTTAATGTGGGGGCGGCAGGGATATATGTTCTAAAACCCGATATCTCTCTACAGAATGTAGATTTAAGCCAAGCTAACTTAGACTGGGTAGATCTGAATTTCGCTTCTCTACAAAAGGTTACTTTAGTCGAAGCAACATTACGTCAAGCAGGTTTGGCTTATGCCAATTTAAGCAATTCAAATTTAAGTAAAGCTAATTTAACCGCAGCCAATCTTAGCCAAGCTAACTTAGAAACTGCTAATTTGACAGCCGCCATCTTAAATGATGCGAATTTAGGACAAGCAAAATTAGCTAAAGCTAACCTCAATCAAGCAATTCTAGTAAACGCTAATTTAAGTGAAGCTAATCTAGAATCTAGTCATCTAATTGGGGCTAATTTATGCGGAGCAGATTTAAGTAAGGCTAAGCTTTCCCAAGCAAATCTGCAAGATGCTATTTATGATCAAGGTAGTGACTTTGCCGCCGGAACTCGTTTCCCAAAGGGCTTCAATCCTGAAAGGGCTGGAGCTTCTATTCGTAATGCTTAA
- the queG gene encoding tRNA epoxyqueuosine(34) reductase QueG, whose amino-acid sequence MSDVVRAANTDRDRIKQKALELGFHKVGIAAVDLDANSPEIQSLQTWLNTGYQADMAWMDNPKRQDVRLIMPEVQSVICVALNYYTADQRPEGQEYAKISRYGWGRDYHRILHKKLKAFANWLQAQGDGIQARYYADTGPIQDKAWAQRAGLGWIAKNSNVITREYGSWVFLGEVLTNLALEPDRPHTEHCGTCTRCLEACPTGAIAQPFVVDANRCIAYHTIENRAETLPEAIATKMQGWVAGCDICQDVCPWNQRFAQATDATDFQPYPRNVAPKLSELANISDEECDRRFPASALRRIKPEMLRRNARANLSNT is encoded by the coding sequence ATGAGTGACGTAGTCAGAGCTGCCAATACCGATCGCGATCGCATCAAGCAAAAAGCTTTGGAGCTAGGCTTTCACAAGGTTGGAATTGCCGCAGTAGACCTCGATGCCAACAGTCCTGAAATACAAAGTCTGCAAACTTGGTTAAATACAGGCTACCAAGCGGATATGGCTTGGATGGATAATCCTAAACGCCAAGATGTACGCCTAATTATGCCAGAGGTGCAGTCAGTCATCTGCGTGGCACTCAACTACTACACTGCCGATCAGCGGCCTGAAGGACAAGAGTATGCCAAGATTTCCCGCTACGGTTGGGGGCGAGACTACCATCGCATACTGCACAAAAAACTCAAGGCTTTTGCTAACTGGCTACAAGCCCAAGGGGACGGCATCCAAGCCCGTTACTATGCTGATACAGGCCCTATTCAGGATAAAGCTTGGGCTCAACGAGCGGGCTTGGGGTGGATTGCCAAAAATAGTAACGTGATTACGCGAGAGTATGGTTCTTGGGTTTTTCTCGGGGAGGTGTTAACCAACTTAGCTTTAGAACCCGATCGCCCGCACACCGAGCATTGCGGCACCTGTACCCGCTGCCTGGAAGCTTGCCCCACCGGAGCGATCGCTCAACCGTTTGTAGTAGATGCCAACCGCTGCATTGCCTACCATACGATTGAGAACCGAGCTGAAACCCTCCCAGAAGCCATCGCGACTAAAATGCAGGGCTGGGTCGCAGGCTGTGATATCTGCCAAGATGTCTGCCCTTGGAACCAACGCTTTGCTCAAGCCACAGATGCTACTGATTTTCAGCCTTACCCCCGGAACGTGGCTCCTAAGCTGAGTGAACTGGCAAACATTTCTGATGAAGAATGCGATCGCCGCTTTCCAGCTTCCGCCCTACGGCGGATCAAACCTGAGATGTTACGCCGTAATGCCCGTGCCAACCTCAGCAATACCTAA
- the trmB gene encoding tRNA (guanosine(46)-N7)-methyltransferase TrmB — translation MSLVRVREHVNPLSRKYQSPVHPPDWNQVYTDSNQPLHLDIGCARGRFVLSMAQTEPSWNFLGLEIRAPLVDQANQERDELNLPNLHYLFCNANTSARSLLHSLPKGVLQRVTIQFPDPWFKRRHQKRRVVQPELVRELASYLVKGGVVFLQSDIQEVAVEMCDRFEEHAAFQRQGEYWLSENPLTVPTERECMTLERGEPVYRALFART, via the coding sequence TTGTCACTGGTTCGAGTTCGAGAACACGTTAATCCGCTGAGCCGCAAATATCAAAGTCCAGTTCATCCCCCGGATTGGAACCAAGTGTATACGGACTCAAACCAGCCGCTGCATTTGGACATTGGCTGTGCTAGGGGGCGCTTTGTGCTGAGTATGGCGCAAACGGAACCGAGTTGGAATTTTTTAGGTTTGGAAATTCGGGCTCCTTTGGTAGATCAAGCTAACCAGGAGCGCGATGAGCTGAATTTGCCCAATTTGCACTACTTGTTTTGTAATGCCAATACTTCGGCGCGATCGCTGTTGCACTCTTTACCGAAGGGAGTGTTGCAACGAGTAACGATCCAGTTTCCTGACCCTTGGTTTAAGCGCCGACACCAAAAGCGACGGGTAGTGCAGCCAGAGTTAGTGAGAGAACTGGCTAGCTATTTGGTTAAGGGTGGCGTTGTCTTTCTTCAGTCTGATATTCAAGAAGTGGCTGTAGAAATGTGCGATCGCTTTGAGGAGCATGCAGCGTTTCAGCGGCAGGGGGAATATTGGCTGAGTGAAAATCCTCTAACTGTGCCGACGGAACGGGAATGTATGACGTTGGAACGGGGAGAACCTGTCTACCGAGCTTTGTTTGCGCGTACTTAG
- a CDS encoding metallophosphoesterase, with amino-acid sequence MSLQFRFAVVSDLHVALPHTIWEHPNRFHLVEVSIPALEIILAHLEQLNLDFLLIPGDLTQHGEPENHAWLTERLAQLPFPTYVVPGNHDVPTPMPDGTSIGWADFPTYYHKFGYEDTSRMYYTCELLPGVRLIGLNSNQFDAQGKQTGYLDEQQLNWLSHVLAEIEPDELVLVMLHHNVVEHLPNQSQHPLGRRYMLDNAPTLLQMLQDAGVQLVFTGHLHVQDIAQHQGIYEITTGSLVSYPHPYRVLQFHRDRQGRQWLQVESHRVDAVPDWPQLQQASRQWMGDRSHPFMLKLLTQPPLNLPPEEAEILLPSLRYFWAKIADGDALFDFSHFPLAAQQYFESFSATNRWGSPALIDNHSTLLLRTKQAKSSSKPV; translated from the coding sequence ATGAGCTTGCAGTTTCGCTTCGCTGTTGTCAGCGATCTCCATGTTGCCTTACCCCATACCATTTGGGAGCATCCTAATCGGTTTCACTTGGTCGAGGTGAGCATCCCTGCCCTGGAAATTATTTTGGCGCACTTAGAGCAACTAAATCTTGATTTTTTACTCATTCCTGGCGATCTCACCCAGCATGGCGAACCCGAAAATCATGCTTGGCTGACGGAGCGATTAGCTCAACTCCCTTTTCCCACGTACGTTGTGCCTGGTAATCATGATGTCCCAACTCCTATGCCTGATGGCACTTCGATTGGTTGGGCTGATTTTCCCACCTACTACCATAAGTTCGGCTATGAAGATACCTCTCGGATGTATTACACCTGTGAACTCTTGCCTGGAGTGCGCTTAATTGGGCTGAACTCCAACCAATTTGACGCCCAAGGCAAACAAACAGGTTATCTAGATGAGCAGCAGCTTAACTGGCTCAGTCACGTTTTAGCCGAAATCGAACCGGACGAATTAGTGCTAGTAATGCTGCATCACAACGTAGTAGAGCACCTGCCCAACCAATCGCAACACCCATTGGGCCGCCGCTACATGCTAGACAATGCGCCAACTCTCTTGCAAATGCTGCAAGACGCGGGGGTGCAGCTTGTATTTACTGGGCATCTGCATGTGCAGGATATTGCTCAGCACCAAGGTATTTACGAGATTACCACTGGCTCCTTGGTCAGCTATCCCCATCCCTATCGAGTTTTGCAGTTTCATCGCGATCGCCAAGGCAGACAATGGCTGCAAGTAGAATCCCATCGGGTTGACGCTGTGCCCGATTGGCCGCAACTGCAACAAGCCTCTCGTCAATGGATGGGCGATCGCAGTCATCCCTTCATGCTGAAACTGCTGACTCAACCACCGCTCAATTTGCCACCAGAGGAAGCCGAAATTTTGCTGCCGAGCCTACGCTACTTCTGGGCCAAAATTGCGGATGGGGACGCTTTGTTTGACTTCTCGCACTTTCCTTTAGCCGCACAGCAGTACTTTGAGAGCTTTAGCGCCACCAATCGTTGGGGTAGTCCTGCATTGATTGATAACCACAGCACTTTGCTCCTGCGAACCAAGCAAGCAAAATCTTCATCTAAGCCCGTCTAG
- a CDS encoding chemotaxis response regulator protein-glutamate methylesterase, translated as MRVAIVNDMLLAVEALRRVVASAPEYEVAWIARNGAEAVTKAAQDTPDLILMDLLMPELDGVAATRQIMAQSPCAIVLVTATVSGHGAKVFEAMGYGALDAVNTPILGPQGQGASGTEVLAKIAMVAKLIGKSTARKSRSPNSIQPDSFAHPTPPLVVIGASTGGPQALRTILSQFPANFPAAVVIIQHVDAQFAPGLTEWMNQQTTIPVKIAQHGQVLQAGTVSVASTNHHLIVQADLTLAYTPEPSQCVYRPSVDVFFNSVAAHWPRKGVAVLLTGMGKDGAMGLKSLYAAGWHTIAQNRETCVVYGMPKAAVELGAAKEVLPLPAIASACMEQVSRRWTRRA; from the coding sequence ATGAGAGTTGCCATCGTCAATGACATGCTGCTGGCGGTAGAAGCGCTTCGCCGTGTAGTTGCCAGCGCTCCAGAATACGAAGTTGCTTGGATAGCTCGCAATGGAGCTGAAGCGGTGACGAAAGCCGCTCAAGACACCCCAGACTTAATTTTGATGGATTTGTTGATGCCTGAGTTGGATGGAGTCGCTGCAACCCGCCAAATTATGGCTCAATCTCCCTGCGCTATCGTACTAGTCACCGCAACGGTGAGCGGCCACGGCGCTAAGGTGTTTGAAGCAATGGGTTATGGCGCTTTAGATGCAGTGAACACGCCTATTTTGGGGCCACAAGGACAGGGGGCGAGTGGCACTGAAGTATTGGCTAAAATTGCGATGGTAGCTAAGCTGATTGGCAAGTCTACAGCTCGAAAGTCGCGATCGCCAAACTCGATACAACCAGATAGTTTCGCTCATCCAACGCCTCCTTTGGTCGTGATTGGCGCTTCCACTGGAGGACCGCAAGCGCTGCGAACCATTTTGTCCCAGTTCCCAGCTAATTTTCCGGCAGCAGTGGTCATCATCCAGCATGTTGATGCTCAATTTGCTCCCGGTTTAACTGAGTGGATGAATCAGCAAACCACTATCCCGGTAAAAATTGCCCAGCACGGCCAAGTCCTTCAGGCAGGTACTGTTTCTGTCGCTAGTACTAACCATCACTTGATTGTGCAAGCAGATCTGACTTTGGCCTATACGCCAGAGCCATCGCAGTGTGTTTATCGCCCCTCTGTAGATGTCTTTTTCAACAGCGTAGCGGCTCACTGGCCCCGAAAAGGAGTGGCAGTGCTGCTCACGGGGATGGGCAAAGACGGTGCCATGGGTCTCAAATCTCTTTACGCCGCTGGCTGGCATACGATCGCTCAAAATCGCGAGACTTGTGTGGTCTATGGCATGCCCAAAGCTGCGGTTGAGCTGGGTGCTGCGAAAGAAGTTTTACCTCTACCTGCGATCGCGTCTGCTTGTATGGAACAGGTTTCACGCCGCTGGACTAGACGGGCTTAG